A genomic window from Salvia miltiorrhiza cultivar Shanhuang (shh) chromosome 5, IMPLAD_Smil_shh, whole genome shotgun sequence includes:
- the LOC131026069 gene encoding uncharacterized protein LOC131026069: MAEWFDDTSPSSSDRVAQEIVDEINKQKQLIAQMISQPESERIIHYRSYVYRDREAAHLRLMQDYFNDNPMYGPTFFRRHFRMHKELFLCVVDAMQGEDGYFRMSHDAVGRDSLTPLQKCMVAIRQLATSVSTDTFDEYLNVADTTERLCLKKFCRAVVRAYGAEYLRRPSTADVQCLLQMHEVRHGFLGLLGSLDYMH; this comes from the coding sequence ATGGCCGAATGGTTCGATGATACTTCGCCGTCTTCGTCCGACAGGGTTGCGCAAGAAATCGTCGATGAGATCAATAAGCAGAAGCAATTGATTGCTCAAATGATCTCCCAACCGGAGTCGGAACGTATTATTCACTACCGGTCTTACGTCTACCGTGATCGTGAGGCTGCCCatttacgtcttatgcaagactacttcaacgacaatccgatGTACGGACCTACATTTTTTCGACGGCATTTTCGAATGCATAAGGAGTTGTTCTTGTGCGTCGTCGATGCTATGCAAGGTGAAGATGGTTACTTCCGGATGAGCCATGATGCTGTGGGCCGGGACTCTCTCAcgcctttgcagaaatgcatgGTGGCTATTCGCCAATTAGCCACCAGCGTCAGTACGGATACTTTCGACGAGTATCTAAACGTCGCCGACACGACGGAGCGTCTATGCCTAAAGAAATTCTGCAGAGCTGTCGTCCGGGCATACGGTGCCGAGTATCTTCGACGTCCTTCGACGGCGGACGTCCAATGCCTTCTTCAGATGCACGAGGTGCGACACGGATTTCTCGGGCtgctcgggagtcttgattaTATGCATTAG